A stretch of Episyrphus balteatus chromosome 2, idEpiBalt1.1, whole genome shotgun sequence DNA encodes these proteins:
- the LOC129911992 gene encoding WD repeat-containing protein 74, giving the protein MKWTTANLKNPNYSENHEIYVGTHTGSFKKITVANEDKPFLQQNLQEISKLDKDSRVTALGFGNEDKSEVLIGRANKFVQVYSLDTQMAQTNLEMLDAPVVGICRYDTQLIAGFGTGKIQKLQIAEDMVLSAGDNIAHLRQCEVERKLVATGGKGRQNNLKVFDMDAGKQVFSSKNLPNDFLELEVPVWDSDVGFIDANTIATCSRHGYVRLYDTRAQRRPVQKYATEDQMSFATLVARDHYIYTGTTMGAMKAFDTRRMKNFVHTYKGFTGSISDVHLDQSGKFLVSSCLDRYVRVHHTDSCVMMYQCYVKSKATRVLIRNAVGKEKTDDDVVLVGVENGEEEEDDDDVDEKPQEKDDEYDEIFNSMPTVGDKDSDDEEQKEKSTVKRKAEGKNRKNKKKKKNV; this is encoded by the exons ATGAAGTGGACAACTGCGAATCTTAAAAACCCTAATTACTCGGAAAATCATGAAATCTACGTTGGAACCCATACCGGCTCCTTTAAAA AAATAACTGTAGCCAATGAAGATAAACCCTTCCTGCAACAGAACCTTCAAGAAATTAGCAAACTTGACAAAGATTCCCGAGTCACAGCTCTAGGATTCGGAAATGAGGACAAATCCGAAGTGCTCATTGGTCGAGCAAATAAATTCGTTCAAGTCTACTCGTTAGACACCCAAATGGCACAGACCAACCTTGAAATGTTGGATGCTCCAGTTGTAGGTATTTGTCGTTATGACACTCAATTGATTGCAGGTTTTGGCACCGGAAAGATTCAAAAGCTTCAAATAGCTGAAGACATGGTTTTATCAGCTGGTGATAACATAGCCCATCTTCGACAATGTGAAGTTGAAAGGAAACTCGTTGCCACAGGAGGAAAAGGTCGTCAAAACAATTTGAAGGTTTTCGACATGGATGCTGGCAAACAGGTTTTCTCATCAAAAAATCTACCCAACGATTTCTTAGAACTCGAAGTTCCAGTTTGGGATTCGGACGTGGGTTTCATTGATGCAAATACTATTGCCACCTGCTCGAGGCACGGTTATGTTAGGTTGTATGACACTCGGGCTCAGAGAAGACCAGTTCAGAAATATGCTACAGAAGATCAGATGAGTTTTGCAACTCTAGTTGCAAGAGATCATTATATTTATACTGGAACGACAATGGGAGCAATGAAGGCATTCGATACACGTCGCATGAAGAACTTTGTTCACACCTACAAAGGATTCACGGGGAGTATAAGCGATGTGCACTTGGACCAAAGTGGGAAGTTCTTGGTTTCGTCGTGCTTGGATAGATACGTGCGGGTTCATCACACAGATTCGTGTGTCATGATGTATCAATGTTATGTAAAGTCGAAAGCCACCCGAGTGCTGATTCGGAATGCTGTAGGTAAAGAGAAAACAGATGATGATGTTGTTTTGGTTGGAGTTGAAAACGGCGAGGAAGAAGAGGATGATGACGATGTTGATGAAAAGCCACAAGAAAAAGATGACGAATACGATGAGATATTTAATAGTATGCCAACAGTTGG tGACAAGGACTCAGACGACGAAGAACAAAAGGAAAAATCTACGGTCAAGCGAAAAGCCGaaggaaaaaatagaaaaaataaaaaaaagaaaaagaatgttTGA
- the LOC129912001 gene encoding sodium channel protein Nach has translation MTTSRKHHHRATLRKVKIVKQSSWRQRMRLALRDTFFEYTKVTRVNGIWMLRKNRTKGLMRFMWSGLLLGLLCLGTYLSFQLWLKFYSYPILNTIGTDLSITDVAFPGITVCSPKVVNFEKVQQYVRKLILPDNIEVQDVLAGFDFLNAFTDQNWIPNNASFAATDSVLAFNNISIYEAALEVSAGCEDFFQHCFWGGKEFPCKQEHDYLSFVPSTSYLGPCCSFNYNPRNESYVPFAANIFGMDGGLSFIGKEGSETNLSTGLIVLVHHPMDYTTETAASVTINSKYESFVEIMPTYQSSSLEVLELTKTKRDCLTSSDVSLKTYRQAACLVACQVEEILKTCGCHSYHLPTAHTETHNECKLKDAACYAANFDNFKSLKCEHCLPNCFDVTYKTSAYNTDLRQHNFSISSLYRNDEVSEGSFIGRVYMAKQAVPSVRKVTVMSWISLLSDLGGVFNLCLGLSIISLVEFLYFFTYVFYKNYRLHGVLMKN, from the exons atgACAACTTCCCGCAAACACCATCACAGAGCTACTTTAAGAAAGgtaaaaattgttaaacaatCTTCATGGAGACAAAGAATGCGTTTGGCACTCCGAGACACTTTTTTTGAGTACACCAAAGTGACCAGAGTCAATGGTATCTGGATGTTGAGAAAAAATCGAACTAAAGGCCTCATGCG ATTTATGTGGTCTGGATTGCTGTTGGGACTTCTTTGCCTTGGAACCTATTTGTCATTCCAGTTATGGCTCAAATTCTATTCTTATCCTATATTGAATACAATTGGAACAGATTTATCTATTACTGATGTTGCATTCCCAGGTATAACTGTATGCAGCCCTAAAGTTGTTAACTTTGAAAAAGTTCAACAATATGTTagaaaatt GATTCTTCCAGATAATATAGAAGTGCAAGATGTATTGGCAGGATTTGATTTTCTTAATGCATTCACTGACCAAAACTGGATACCAAACAATGCAAGCTTTGCGGCAACAGACAGTGTTCTTGCTTTCAACAACATTTCGATTTATGAAGCTGCATTAGAAGTTAGTGCTGGATGCGAGGATTTCTTCCAACACTGCTTTTGGGGAGGCAAAGAATTTCCATGCAAACAAGAACATGACTATCTCTCTTTTGTTCCCTCGACTTCTTACCTTGGACCTTGCTGTTCATTCAACTACAATCCAAGAAATGAGTCATATGTGCCTTTCGCAGCAAACATATTCGGTATGGATGGAGGATTAAGTTTTATCGGCAAAGAAGGCTCCGAAACAAATCTTTCAACAGGATTAATTGTTCTTGTTCATCATCCGATGGATTATACAACAGAAACTGCAGCTTCAGTAACAATTAATTCGAAATACGAGTCTTTTGTTGAAATAATGCCTACTTATCAAAGTTCATCACTTGAAGTGCTGGAATTAACTAAAACCAAACGCGATTGTCTCACATCGTCTGATGTGTCCCTTAAAACATATCGCCAGGCTGCTTGTTTAGTTGCATGTCAAGTTGAAGAGATTTTAAAGACATGCGGATGTCATTCGTACCATTTACCAACTGCACATACCGAAACCCATAATGAATGCAAGCTTAAGGATGCTGCTTGTTATGCGGCTAATTTTG ataattttaaaaGCCTTAAATGTGAACATTGCCTTCCGAACTGTTTTGATGTAACTTATAAAACCTCAGCCTACAACACAGATCTTCGTCAGCATAATTTTTCTATAAGTAGTCTATA CCGAAATGATGAAGTGAGTGAGGGAAGTTTTATTGGACGAGTTTACATGGCTAAACAAGCTGTACCATCGGTTCGAAAGGTTACCGTGATGTCCTGGATTAGTCTCTTAT CTGATTTAGGAGGTGTTTTTAATCTCTGTCTTGGACTTAGCATCATATCACTTGTGGAATTTCTCTACTTTTTCACTTATGTTTTCTATAAAAACTATAGATTACATGGTGTTCTAATgaaaaactga